Proteins from one Thioflavicoccus mobilis 8321 genomic window:
- the mtgA gene encoding monofunctional biosynthetic peptidoglycan transglycosylase codes for MARHRRRKPRRARRRLLSFFLSGFVVFAAGSAIPVLMLRVVDPPTSSVIVQHQFSAWRRDADRPFVYHEWVPWAQIPKTVALAVVAAEDQRFPEHAGFDFQQMRRAWDDYQAGGRLRGASTLTQQVAKNLFLWQGRSLARKGLEAWFALLIEGLLPKQRILEIYLNIAQFGPDTYGVGAASWRFFSRPVATLDTSEAALLAAVLPNPERYSVMKPSPYVLHRAAWIRRQMEQLGGVRYLDRL; via the coding sequence ATGGCTCGCCACCGCCGCCGAAAGCCGCGCCGGGCGCGGCGTCGCCTGCTGTCCTTTTTTCTTTCAGGCTTCGTGGTCTTCGCCGCTGGCTCGGCGATACCTGTGCTCATGCTGCGTGTGGTCGATCCGCCGACCTCGTCGGTCATCGTTCAGCATCAGTTCAGCGCCTGGCGGCGCGATGCCGATCGTCCGTTCGTCTATCATGAGTGGGTGCCCTGGGCGCAGATCCCCAAGACGGTGGCCTTGGCGGTGGTGGCCGCAGAGGATCAGCGTTTTCCCGAGCACGCTGGCTTCGACTTTCAGCAGATGCGTCGTGCCTGGGACGATTATCAGGCCGGCGGGCGCCTGCGCGGCGCCTCGACGCTCACCCAACAGGTCGCGAAGAACCTCTTCCTTTGGCAGGGCCGCAGCCTCGCACGCAAGGGTCTGGAGGCCTGGTTCGCGCTGCTCATCGAGGGGCTGCTGCCGAAGCAGCGGATCCTGGAGATCTATCTCAACATCGCCCAGTTCGGCCCCGATACCTATGGTGTTGGGGCGGCGAGTTGGCGCTTCTTCTCGCGGCCGGTGGCGACCCTCGACACGTCGGAAGCCGCGCTGCTGGCCGCCGTGCTGCCGAATCCCGAGCGCTACAGCGTCATGAAGCCATCGCCCTACGTGTTGCACCGGGCGGCCTGGATCCGCCGCCAGATGGAGCAACTCGGCGGCGTTCGCTATCTGGACCGGCTGTAG
- a CDS encoding HMA2 domain-containing protein, with product MSLYIHHVPGRLRVRTQALRCKPGQIDEAVHRLTALEGVQAAAVNRHAGSITVHYDPKRHGHEELLDVLRDLGCVDASASTGPASGRGEIAGLFGRALIGAVAQTLAQRSVQTLVGVALR from the coding sequence ATGAGTCTGTACATCCATCATGTCCCAGGACGCCTGCGGGTTCGTACCCAAGCATTGCGGTGCAAGCCCGGCCAGATTGACGAAGCGGTACACCGCCTCACAGCGCTGGAGGGGGTCCAGGCGGCGGCGGTCAATCGCCACGCAGGCAGCATCACGGTCCACTACGACCCCAAACGGCACGGGCACGAAGAGCTGCTCGACGTCCTCCGAGATCTAGGATGCGTGGACGCCAGCGCCTCCACCGGCCCTGCAAGCGGCCGGGGTGAGATCGCAGGACTGTTCGGCAGGGCGCTGATCGGCGCGGTCGCGCAGACGCTCGCCCAGCGCTCGGTCCAGACCCTGGTGGGCGTGGCGCTGCGTTAA
- a CDS encoding alpha/beta hydrolase — translation MSHLRVYSPVFILIALVAFAGCAPPRTVAEPHATVAPHLAAEAAWMPDGYRLPLQVWPAVDGAPAAVLLGLHGFNDYSHAFAPLAQDLAEQGITTYAVDQRGFGATDKAGRWPGSGALVADLQTMVRLLRARYPDTPLFVAGESMGGAVAMIASARTQLAIDGLVLIAPAVWSRDTMPWYQRLALAMAVRTLPWLELTGKGIRLRPSDNHEMLRAMGADPLVIKATRVDALWGVTNLMDEARAAAPNLSLPPPILVLYGEHDEIIPPNAFCNLLPELPEDPALRLALYHSGWHMLPRDRRGARVRTDIAAWLADPASPLPSAAEVRLGDQRLAAFCDEH, via the coding sequence GTGTCCCACCTCCGCGTCTACAGTCCCGTCTTCATCTTGATCGCCCTCGTCGCATTCGCCGGCTGCGCCCCACCGCGGACCGTCGCCGAGCCCCACGCGACCGTCGCCCCGCATCTGGCTGCCGAAGCGGCGTGGATGCCCGACGGCTACCGCCTACCACTCCAGGTATGGCCTGCTGTCGACGGCGCGCCGGCGGCCGTCCTGCTCGGTCTGCACGGGTTCAACGACTACAGCCACGCCTTCGCCCCGCTCGCCCAGGACCTGGCCGAACAGGGGATAACCACTTACGCGGTCGACCAACGCGGCTTCGGCGCCACCGACAAAGCCGGCCGCTGGCCCGGCAGCGGCGCCCTCGTCGCTGACCTGCAAACCATGGTGCGGCTGCTGCGGGCACGCTACCCGGACACGCCGCTCTTCGTCGCCGGCGAGAGCATGGGCGGCGCGGTCGCGATGATCGCCTCGGCCCGAACGCAGCTCGCGATCGACGGCCTGGTCCTGATCGCACCGGCCGTCTGGTCTCGCGACACCATGCCCTGGTACCAGCGCCTGGCGCTGGCCATGGCCGTGCGCACGCTGCCCTGGCTGGAGCTGACCGGGAAGGGAATCCGGCTGCGGCCGTCCGACAACCACGAGATGCTGCGGGCGATGGGCGCCGATCCGCTGGTCATCAAGGCCACGCGCGTCGACGCGCTCTGGGGCGTCACCAACCTCATGGACGAGGCCCGCGCCGCCGCCCCGAACCTTTCCCTGCCCCCGCCGATCCTGGTGCTCTATGGCGAGCACGATGAGATCATCCCTCCGAACGCCTTCTGCAATCTCCTCCCCGAGTTGCCGGAGGACCCAGCCCTGCGCTTGGCGCTCTATCACAGCGGCTGGCACATGTTGCCCCGCGACCGAAGGGGAGCGCGGGTCCGCACCGACATCGCCGCCTGGCTCGCCGACCCGGCCTCCCCACTGCCATCCGCCGCGGAAGTCCGACTGGGCGACCAGAGGCTCGCCGCCTTCTGCGACGAACATTGA
- the ppk1 gene encoding polyphosphate kinase 1, translating to MTKSDAPPLPSDPSRPATAASGPDLDDPSLYLNRELTWLRFNRRVLHEAADPRTPLLERVKFLAIVSNNLDEFFMKRIGGLKQQIAAGVHSPTVDGRTPQQQVQECHAVIQEMQREQKEIFDELMTLLEARDIRLVRIADLPEAARLGLREHFRTNIFPMITPLAMDPSHPFPFISNLVLNLLVTLRFPEGQETYMARVKVPVSKDVSSRLVRVGEANTFVTLDDLIVTNLDTLFPGMEIASCELFRVTRNAIVEPAEEAANDLLELIETELRERHFAPIVRLEVQQGMSSVHRGMLAAELGLNEERDVVEVDGMMALRDLFELAALEIPDLHYPPHRPVDHTLLANDRRNIFHIIRENGPLLLQHPYESFSTTVERFLHTAAEDPKVLAIKMTLYRTSGSMLEWLVKAARNGKQVAVLVELKARFDEAANIAWARRLESEGIHVTYGVLGLKTHSKLLFVVRRDYSQLRRYYHIGTGNYHPGTAKLYTDLGMLGCDEEIGQDLTELFNYLTGYSPPPSYRKILAAPYTLKKAILAKIQREIEHQERDGSGHIQMKMNAIEDVEVTRALYKASRAGVKIDLIVRDTCRFRPGVPGLSEGARVISIVGRFLEHGRIMYFRNGGEEEYYIGSADMMGRNLESRVEVHAPVEDTAMRQELRLILDVQLSDQRSAWDMQPDGSYLQRRPSDDNAKGAQETLIGVAERRLAASSKHKEKNFRSRLLNHFQRRVKGD from the coding sequence ATGACCAAGAGCGACGCCCCGCCGCTGCCCAGCGACCCGAGCCGGCCAGCCACAGCCGCCTCCGGCCCCGACCTCGACGATCCCTCTCTCTACCTCAACCGCGAGCTAACCTGGCTGCGGTTCAATCGACGCGTCCTGCACGAGGCGGCGGACCCCCGCACACCGCTGCTGGAACGGGTCAAATTCCTCGCCATCGTCAGCAACAACCTCGACGAGTTCTTCATGAAGCGCATCGGCGGCCTCAAGCAGCAGATCGCCGCCGGCGTCCATAGTCCGACCGTCGATGGACGCACCCCGCAGCAGCAGGTACAGGAATGCCACGCGGTCATCCAAGAGATGCAGCGCGAGCAGAAGGAGATCTTCGACGAACTGATGACCCTGCTCGAGGCCCGCGACATCCGCCTGGTACGCATCGCCGATCTGCCCGAGGCCGCTCGGCTCGGATTGCGCGAACACTTTCGCACCAACATCTTCCCGATGATCACGCCGCTGGCGATGGATCCGTCCCATCCCTTCCCGTTCATCTCGAATCTGGTGCTGAACCTGCTGGTGACGCTACGCTTCCCGGAGGGCCAGGAGACCTACATGGCCCGCGTTAAGGTGCCGGTCAGCAAGGACGTCTCCAGCCGCCTGGTAAGAGTCGGCGAAGCCAACACCTTCGTCACCCTCGACGATCTGATCGTCACCAACCTGGACACGCTCTTCCCGGGCATGGAGATCGCGAGTTGCGAGCTGTTCCGGGTCACGCGCAACGCCATCGTCGAGCCGGCCGAGGAGGCCGCCAACGACCTGCTGGAGCTGATCGAGACCGAGCTGCGCGAGCGCCATTTCGCCCCCATCGTGCGCCTCGAGGTACAGCAGGGGATGAGCTCGGTGCACCGCGGCATGCTGGCCGCCGAGCTCGGCCTAAACGAGGAGCGTGACGTCGTCGAGGTCGACGGCATGATGGCCCTGCGCGACCTCTTCGAGCTCGCCGCGCTGGAGATACCGGACCTGCACTATCCGCCGCACCGCCCGGTCGATCACACGCTGCTCGCCAACGACCGGCGTAACATCTTCCACATCATCCGCGAGAACGGCCCGCTGCTGTTGCAACACCCGTACGAGTCCTTCAGCACGACGGTCGAGCGCTTCCTGCACACCGCCGCCGAGGACCCCAAGGTCCTGGCGATCAAGATGACCCTCTACCGCACCTCGGGCTCGATGCTCGAGTGGCTGGTAAAGGCGGCGCGCAACGGCAAGCAGGTCGCGGTCCTGGTCGAGCTCAAGGCGCGCTTCGACGAGGCGGCCAACATCGCCTGGGCGCGGCGCCTGGAGTCCGAGGGCATTCACGTCACCTACGGCGTGCTCGGGCTCAAGACCCACAGCAAACTCCTGTTCGTCGTGCGACGCGACTACTCGCAGCTGCGCCGCTACTACCACATCGGCACCGGCAATTATCACCCGGGTACGGCCAAGCTCTACACGGACCTCGGCATGCTCGGCTGCGACGAGGAGATCGGCCAGGACCTCACCGAACTCTTCAACTATCTCACCGGCTACTCGCCGCCACCGAGCTACCGCAAGATCCTGGCCGCGCCCTACACGCTGAAGAAGGCGATCCTGGCCAAGATCCAGCGCGAGATCGAACACCAGGAGCGTGACGGCAGCGGCCACATTCAAATGAAGATGAACGCGATCGAGGACGTCGAGGTCACCCGTGCCCTCTACAAGGCGAGCCGTGCTGGCGTGAAGATCGACCTGATCGTGCGCGATACCTGCCGCTTCCGCCCCGGCGTCCCCGGCCTGAGCGAGGGCGCACGAGTCATCAGCATCGTCGGGCGTTTCCTCGAACACGGGCGGATCATGTACTTCCGCAACGGCGGCGAGGAGGAGTATTACATCGGTTCGGCGGACATGATGGGGCGCAATTTGGAGAGCCGCGTCGAGGTCCATGCCCCGGTCGAAGACACCGCGATGCGCCAGGAGCTGCGGCTGATCCTCGATGTGCAGCTCTCCGACCAACGCTCGGCCTGGGACATGCAGCCCGATGGCAGTTACCTCCAGCGCCGCCCGAGCGACGACAACGCCAAGGGCGCCCAGGAGACCCTCATCGGTGTCGCCGAGCGACGCCTGGCGGCGAGCTCGAAGCATAAGGAGAAGAATTTCCGCTCGCGGCTGTTGAACCACTTCCAACGCCGGGTAAAGGGCGACTGA
- the pdxH gene encoding pyridoxamine 5'-phosphate oxidase, with amino-acid sequence MTMNPDEFRTQAMARGLLHEDLEADPFLQFQDWFETAIATGIAEPNAMSLATVDSFGQPWLRSVLLKLYDDRGFVFFTNYESAKARQIQANPRVALLFPWVALARQVQIVGTAARISMAESLRYFTTRPRGSQIGAWASPQSRAIGSRALLEAKVEEMRRRFAEGEIPLPSFWGGYRVVPEAIEFWQGRANRLHDRFLYRREPQGGWSIERLAP; translated from the coding sequence GTGACGATGAACCCAGATGAATTCCGTACCCAAGCGATGGCCCGGGGACTGTTGCACGAGGACCTCGAGGCCGACCCGTTCCTTCAATTCCAAGACTGGTTCGAGACGGCAATCGCCACCGGTATCGCCGAGCCGAATGCGATGAGCCTCGCGACCGTCGATTCGTTTGGACAACCCTGGCTGCGCTCGGTGCTGTTGAAGCTCTACGACGACCGGGGCTTCGTCTTCTTCACCAATTACGAGAGCGCCAAAGCCCGCCAGATCCAAGCAAACCCAAGGGTCGCGCTGCTCTTTCCGTGGGTCGCTTTGGCACGCCAGGTTCAAATCGTCGGCACGGCGGCGCGGATCTCGATGGCCGAGTCGCTGCGCTACTTCACGACCCGTCCCCGCGGCAGCCAGATCGGCGCCTGGGCGTCGCCTCAGAGCCGCGCGATCGGCTCGCGCGCGCTGCTGGAGGCGAAGGTCGAGGAGATGCGACGCCGATTCGCCGAAGGCGAGATCCCGCTGCCGTCGTTTTGGGGCGGCTATCGCGTCGTCCCCGAGGCGATCGAGTTTTGGCAGGGCCGCGCCAATCGCCTACATGACCGCTTCCTTTACCGACGCGAGCCGCAGGGTGGCTGGTCGATCGAGCGTTTGGCCCCCTGA
- a CDS encoding lysophospholipid acyltransferase family protein — MSQRQIHPSTDLLATAGRLEPDAVWRWPLGQMERWHDRILTRLVTRLALMQIVEVVHWERLLPECDPFILVANHGSHREALYLAALCLLLRSGKPVRFLADWNFRLYPGVGYLYDRSGAITIAHKPARPRFLNRFKDRFVLPVSPLDQARQTLAGGGAVGLFPEGTVNRSATHLLPGRRGAARLSLELGIPLLPVGLRFARCRPDGSIDSNAALSIEVGAPLTPPAADDAAPQALLHDWHRQMMRTLAALCGKAWTGEDQASAEPRARSLHPVSGPANRARGGSVC; from the coding sequence ATGTCGCAGCGACAGATCCATCCAAGCACAGATCTTTTGGCCACCGCCGGCCGCCTCGAACCGGACGCCGTGTGGCGATGGCCATTGGGGCAGATGGAGCGCTGGCACGATCGAATTCTCACCCGCCTGGTCACACGCCTCGCGCTGATGCAGATCGTCGAGGTCGTGCACTGGGAGCGGCTCCTGCCGGAATGCGACCCGTTCATCCTGGTCGCCAACCACGGCTCGCACCGCGAGGCCCTGTATCTGGCCGCCTTGTGCCTGCTGCTGCGCTCCGGCAAGCCGGTACGCTTCCTCGCCGACTGGAACTTCCGTCTCTACCCGGGCGTCGGCTACCTCTATGACCGCAGCGGCGCCATCACCATCGCCCACAAGCCGGCCAGGCCGCGCTTCCTCAATCGCTTCAAGGACCGCTTCGTCCTGCCGGTCTCGCCTCTCGACCAGGCGCGCCAAACGCTGGCCGGAGGCGGCGCCGTCGGCTTGTTCCCAGAGGGCACGGTCAATCGCAGCGCAACGCACTTGCTGCCCGGGCGGCGTGGAGCCGCCCGGTTGTCGCTCGAGCTCGGCATCCCGCTGCTGCCGGTTGGACTACGCTTCGCGCGCTGCCGGCCAGACGGCTCTATCGATTCCAATGCCGCGCTGAGCATCGAGGTCGGCGCGCCGCTCACCCCCCCAGCCGCCGATGACGCAGCGCCACAGGCCTTGCTGCACGACTGGCATCGCCAGATGATGCGCACGCTCGCCGCCTTGTGCGGCAAGGCCTGGACAGGCGAAGATCAGGCATCCGCCGAACCACGAGCCAGGTCTCTCCACCCAGTTTCCGGGCCAGCGAATCGTGCCCGAGGAGGCTCCGTATGTTGA
- a CDS encoding GNAT family N-acetyltransferase produces MLKKISVMRVADAATREQALAVLRSTYQNEKAWVESAETQLPVADLENPAISWFVAMRRDQPAGVLRVYYEPPVHQYRAYKVTLLDPRVDVDRFLQTSRIAEIGRFAIVPAYRQNALLAVALMRAATRETVERGFTHYITDVFENDPHSPYGFHTRVMGFAPVATHEDGELRCNSRRITLVLDLRAAYQRLRQRQSWIFRSLTADWDEGLHRQLAP; encoded by the coding sequence ATGTTGAAGAAGATCAGCGTCATGCGAGTCGCCGATGCCGCCACGCGGGAGCAGGCACTCGCCGTGCTGCGTTCGACCTATCAGAACGAGAAGGCCTGGGTGGAAAGTGCCGAGACCCAGTTACCGGTGGCCGATCTGGAGAACCCAGCCATCTCCTGGTTCGTCGCGATGCGCCGGGACCAACCCGCTGGCGTGCTGCGCGTCTATTACGAACCGCCCGTCCACCAGTACCGCGCCTACAAGGTCACGCTGCTCGACCCGCGCGTCGACGTCGATCGTTTTCTACAGACGAGTCGGATCGCCGAGATCGGCCGCTTCGCCATCGTGCCCGCTTACCGGCAAAACGCCCTGCTGGCCGTGGCCCTGATGCGCGCCGCAACCCGCGAAACCGTCGAGCGAGGCTTCACCCACTACATCACAGACGTCTTCGAGAACGACCCTCACAGCCCCTACGGCTTCCACACGCGCGTCATGGGCTTTGCGCCGGTCGCGACGCACGAAGACGGCGAGCTTCGCTGCAACAGCCGCCGCATCACCCTCGTCCTCGACTTACGCGCCGCCTACCAGCGACTGCGCCAGCGTCAGAGCTGGATCTTCCGCTCGCTAACGGCCGATTGGGACGAAGGCCTGCACCGCCAACTCGCACCCTAA
- a CDS encoding SanA/YdcF family protein: MLSIASLAERRWLGRTVFLVALSVLLTLALVITIDIGIALATRERIYDDLKRVPSAPVALVLGTSSGRRGKPNPYYAARIRAAADLYHTGRIRAILVSGDNATRYYNEPWMMRRDLIALDVPAEYITLDYAGFRTLDSMVRAKVIFGQKELIIVSQRFHAARALFIAQRIGLDAIAYAASDPPASWYLPVRLREVFARAVAVFDLLSGRDPRFLGNREPVPLRPIPLPANLEQKPCPTSASTVPSSS; this comes from the coding sequence TTGCTGAGCATCGCGAGTCTCGCTGAGCGCCGCTGGCTCGGGAGGACGGTCTTTCTCGTCGCCCTGTCCGTCCTGCTGACGCTCGCCCTGGTGATCACGATCGACATCGGCATCGCCCTCGCAACCCGAGAGCGGATCTACGATGACCTGAAGCGGGTACCGTCGGCCCCGGTGGCCCTGGTGCTAGGCACCTCCAGCGGCCGGCGCGGCAAGCCGAATCCCTACTATGCGGCACGCATCCGGGCCGCCGCCGACCTTTACCACACTGGGCGCATTCGAGCGATCCTCGTCAGTGGCGACAACGCCACCCGTTACTACAACGAGCCTTGGATGATGCGCCGCGACCTGATTGCGCTCGACGTGCCGGCCGAATACATCACCCTCGACTACGCCGGCTTCCGCACGCTCGATTCGATGGTGCGCGCAAAGGTCATCTTCGGCCAGAAAGAACTGATCATCGTCTCGCAACGCTTCCACGCCGCCCGCGCCCTCTTCATCGCCCAGCGCATCGGCCTCGATGCCATCGCGTACGCGGCCTCCGACCCGCCGGCCAGCTGGTATCTTCCTGTGCGCCTGCGTGAGGTCTTCGCCCGCGCGGTCGCCGTATTCGACCTGCTGAGCGGCCGCGATCCGCGTTTCCTCGGCAACCGTGAGCCGGTGCCCTTGAGGCCAATCCCGTTGCCGGCCAACCTCGAACAAAAGCCGTGTCCCACCTCCGCGTCTACAGTCCCGTCTTCATCTTGA
- a CDS encoding YceH family protein, translated as MPENPTPPEPMLTPVEARVLACLIEKQRTTPDTYPLTLNSLVLACNQKTSRHPVMNLEVREVGHAVNALRDRDLVEAAFAGRTERYDQRLVSELKLDRRQAAVMATLMLRGPQTAAELRAHASRLAELPDLAALDYALRNLMQREPPLAVVLAAPAGRREERYAHTLCGPIAAEELAEAAAPAPARQERIAQLEAEVARLRADLDALWELTGLAEHRESR; from the coding sequence ATGCCAGAGAACCCGACACCGCCCGAGCCGATGCTGACGCCCGTCGAGGCCCGCGTCCTCGCCTGCCTGATCGAGAAGCAGCGCACCACCCCTGACACCTATCCGCTGACACTGAACTCCCTCGTCCTCGCCTGCAATCAAAAGACGAGCCGCCACCCGGTCATGAACCTCGAGGTCCGCGAAGTCGGGCACGCCGTCAACGCCCTGCGCGACCGCGATCTCGTCGAGGCCGCCTTCGCCGGGCGCACCGAGCGCTACGACCAGAGACTGGTCTCGGAGCTCAAGCTTGACCGGCGCCAAGCCGCGGTGATGGCGACCCTCATGCTGCGCGGCCCGCAGACCGCCGCCGAGCTGCGCGCCCATGCGAGCCGCCTGGCCGAACTGCCGGACCTGGCCGCCCTCGACTATGCCCTGCGCAATCTGATGCAGCGCGAGCCGCCATTGGCCGTCGTACTGGCGGCGCCGGCCGGGCGGCGCGAGGAGCGCTACGCCCACACCCTGTGCGGCCCGATTGCCGCCGAGGAGCTCGCCGAGGCCGCCGCGCCGGCGCCCGCGCGCCAGGAACGCATCGCCCAGCTCGAGGCCGAGGTGGCGCGCCTGCGCGCCGACCTGGACGCCCTCTGGGAGCTGACCGGTCTTGCTGAGCATCGCGAGTCTCGCTGA
- a CDS encoding DUF2934 domain-containing protein, translating to MANEDQHKSTTKLTRAKPSDAKPKGPAKTTTRQAATKQETGTTKKVPTKANATTSKTSAKKAPAKAAAAAPAKTRTKTPTAPAKRASPAKPRSRPQAGHGMTISPEERENMIRMAAYFKAEKRQFAPGFETQDWADAEREVDEWLSQHRHVD from the coding sequence ATGGCGAACGAAGATCAGCACAAGAGCACGACGAAGTTGACAAGGGCCAAGCCGAGCGACGCCAAACCGAAAGGCCCTGCGAAGACGACGACAAGGCAGGCCGCGACGAAGCAGGAGACCGGCACGACGAAGAAGGTGCCGACGAAGGCGAACGCAACCACATCCAAGACCTCAGCAAAGAAGGCGCCGGCGAAGGCGGCCGCCGCAGCACCGGCCAAGACCCGCACGAAGACGCCGACCGCGCCGGCAAAGAGAGCCTCACCCGCCAAGCCACGATCCAGGCCCCAGGCCGGACACGGCATGACGATCTCGCCCGAGGAGCGCGAAAACATGATCCGCATGGCCGCCTATTTCAAGGCCGAGAAGCGCCAATTCGCGCCGGGCTTCGAGACGCAGGACTGGGCCGACGCCGAGCGCGAGGTCGACGAGTGGCTGAGCCAGCATCGACACGTCGATTAA
- a CDS encoding alpha-amylase/alpha-mannosidase — translation MIAQHALVLNLHQPVGNLERLLEFQEWEAKEILFAMDRIPRSLWGYEDLARVHLSLSGTLLETLSDSTFQQRVYGTVDCGSLLWYFQNQELFEILGTGYYHPVLPLIPEADRSEHLERWLGLARHLFWRGHFQGFWLPEMGFSMELIPLLRAYGYRYVLVDSEHVEPLTKMSWAELRYRPHLARYGNDSIIVVVRDRDLSNAQESGMELDWFLAEVAERTKWCDFVPLVTTCTDGENGGWFRNVTEGANFWTAFYQPLLKRIRADEAAIKPVFIHDHLDNYGVLGEVRVNTGAWNTGWHDGRGFTQWTGSAQQRTTLAELNAVSAAIHAARNTATSAGGAEAAPVPEVEEAFWHLLRAETSCNFYWGEDWVGRADADLEAARAALSRVGLAPPLEPQEAATKP, via the coding sequence ATGATTGCTCAGCACGCCCTTGTGCTCAATCTCCATCAGCCGGTCGGCAACCTCGAGAGGCTCCTCGAATTCCAGGAGTGGGAGGCCAAGGAGATCCTCTTCGCGATGGACCGTATTCCCCGTAGTCTGTGGGGGTACGAGGACTTGGCGCGGGTCCATCTCTCGTTGTCGGGGACGCTGCTGGAGACCCTCTCGGATTCGACCTTCCAGCAGCGGGTCTACGGTACCGTCGACTGCGGCTCACTGCTCTGGTACTTCCAAAACCAGGAGCTGTTCGAGATCCTCGGCACGGGATATTACCATCCGGTGCTGCCTTTGATTCCGGAGGCCGACCGCAGCGAGCATCTCGAGCGCTGGCTGGGGCTCGCCCGGCACCTGTTCTGGCGCGGCCATTTCCAGGGTTTCTGGCTGCCGGAGATGGGCTTCTCGATGGAGCTGATCCCGCTGCTGCGCGCCTACGGCTACCGTTATGTCCTGGTCGACAGCGAGCATGTCGAGCCGCTGACCAAGATGAGCTGGGCAGAGCTGCGCTATCGGCCACACCTGGCGCGCTACGGCAACGACTCGATCATCGTCGTCGTGCGCGATCGCGACCTGTCGAATGCCCAGGAGTCCGGCATGGAACTCGATTGGTTCCTTGCCGAGGTCGCCGAACGCACCAAGTGGTGCGATTTCGTGCCCCTGGTGACGACCTGTACCGACGGCGAGAACGGCGGCTGGTTCCGCAACGTCACGGAGGGGGCGAACTTCTGGACGGCCTTCTACCAGCCCCTGCTGAAGCGGATCCGCGCCGACGAGGCGGCCATCAAGCCGGTCTTCATCCACGATCACCTGGACAATTATGGCGTCCTCGGCGAGGTACGGGTGAATACGGGTGCCTGGAACACGGGTTGGCACGACGGTCGAGGGTTCACGCAGTGGACGGGCTCGGCGCAACAGCGCACGACCCTCGCCGAGCTGAACGCCGTGAGTGCGGCCATCCATGCGGCGCGCAACACGGCGACCTCTGCCGGCGGCGCCGAGGCTGCCCCGGTGCCGGAGGTCGAAGAGGCGTTTTGGCATCTGTTGCGCGCCGAGACGAGCTGCAATTTCTATTGGGGCGAGGACTGGGTGGGTCGGGCCGACGCCGATCTCGAGGCGGCGCGCGCCGCCCTGAGCCGCGTCGGGCTCGCGCCACCATTAGAGCCACAGGAGGCCGCTACGAAGCCCTGA